CAGCGCGGCCGTGCCCACGCCCGACTACGCGGCCGGGCTGGAGGTGGGGGTGGAGGGGCTGCGCCTGGGCGTGCCGCGCGAGTACTTCGAAGCAGAGGGCGTGGACCCCGAGGTGCGCGCGCGGGTGCAGGAGGCGCTCGCGACGTACGCGCGGCTGGGGGCGCGCCTCGTGGACGTGAGCCTGCCGCACACGAAGTACGCGCTCGCGACCTACCACCTCATCGCCCCGGCCGAGGCCTCGGCGAACCTCGCCCGCTACGATGGCGTGCGCTACGGCCGCAGGGCGCAAGGGGCGCGCGGGCTGCAGGAGCTCTACGCGCGCACGCGCGAGGAGGGCTTCGGCCCCGAGGTGAAGCGGCGCATCATGCTGGGCACCTACGCGCTCTCCGCGGGCTACTACGACGCGTACTACCTGCGCGCCCAGAAGGTGCGCACGCTCATCGCCGAGGACTTCCGCCGGGCCTTCGCGCAGGTGGACGCGCTCGTCTCGCCGACGAGCCCGGTGCCCGCCTTCCGGCTCGGCGAGGTGAAGGACCCGCTGTCCATGTACCTGCTGGACGTGTTCACGCTGCCGTGCAACCTCGCGGGGCTGCCGGGCCTCTCCGTGCCCTGCGGCTTCACCGGCGCGGGGCTGCCGGTAGGGCTGCAGCTGCTGGGGCGCCCCTTCGACGAGGCCACGCTCCTGCGCGCCGCGCGCGCGCTGGAGCGCGAGCACGACTGCGCGCGCCGCCTCGCGCCGCTCTAGGGAGAGCGCCATGCCCGTCACGGACTTCCAGCCGGTCATCGGACTCGAGGTACACGCGCAGCTGCTCACGCAGACGAAGATCTTCTGCGGCTGCTCCACCGCGTTCGGCGCGCCGCCCAACCACCACACCTGCCCGGTGTGCCTGGGGATGCCCGGCGCGCTGCCGGTGCTCAACCGGCGCGCGGTGGAGCTGGGCCTGCGCGCCGCGCTCGCGCTGGGCTGCCGGGTGAACCGCACCAGCACGTGGAGCCGCAAGAACTACTTCTATCCGGACCTGCCCAAGGGCTACCAGATCACCCAGTACGACCGGCCCCTGTGCGAGTGGGGGCAGCTCGCCTTCGACACGCCCGCGGGCGAGCACACGGTGCGCATCCGCCGCATCCACCTGGAGGAGGACGCGGGCAAGAGCGTGCACGAGGCGGGAGAGAGCCTCGTGGACCTCAACCGCGCCGGCATCCCGCTCATCGAGATCGTGAGCGAGCCGGACCTGCGCGACGCGGACGAGGCGGTGGAGTACCTCAAGGGCCTGCGCGACGTGCTCGTGTACCTGGGCGTCAACGACGGCAACCTCGAGGAGGGGAGCTTCCGCTGCGACGCCAACGTGAGCGTGAGGCGCCGGGGCGCGAGCGCGTACGGCACGCGCGCGGAGCTCAAGAACATCAACTCCTTCCGCTTCGTGAAGCAGGCCCTCGAGTACGAGGTGGCGCGGCAGGTGGCGCTGCTCGAGGGCGGCGGGCAGGTGGTGCAGGAGACCCGGCTGTGGGACGCGCAGCGGGGCGAGACCCGCGCGATGCGCAGCAAGGAGGAGGCGCACGACTACCGCTACTTCCCCGAGCCGGACCTGCCGCCCCTGCAGGTGACGGACGCCCAGCTCGCGGAGGCCCGCGCGGCGCTGCTGGAATTGCCGCGCCCGCGCCTGCAGCGCTTCGTGCGCCAGTACGCGCTCTCGCCGAAGGACGCGCGCGCCCTCACCGCCGAGCGCGCCTTCGCGGACCTGTACGAGGCCTGCGTCGCCGCGCACCCGGACCCGCGGCGCGTGGCCAACTGGTTCCTCGGAGAGCTCTCGCGCCTGCTCAATGAAGGGGGAGGCGGCCTCGCGCAGCTGCGCTTCACGCCGGCGCAGCTGGGCGCGCTGCTGGACCTCGTCGCCGCGGGCACGCTCTCCGGCAGCGCGGCGAAGGACGTGCTCGCCGAGATGTTCCGCATGGGCCGGGCCCCCGAGGCCATCGTGCAGGAGCGCGGGCTCGCCCAGGTGAGCGACGCGGGCGAGGTGGAGCGGGTGGTGGAGGCGGTGCTCGCGCAGAGCGAGGGCGAGGTGGAGCGCTACCGCGCGGGCCAGAAGCAGGTGTACGGCTTCCTCGTGGGCCAGGTGATGAAGGCGATGAGGGGCAAGGGAAACCCCGCAGTGGTCCACGCGCTGCTGCGCCAGCGGCTCGGCGAGTAGCGCCTGCCCGCCTGCCCGGGGAGCCCTGGCTGGTCAAGGTAGGGGTGAGTCTGTTTTTATCCGCCCCCAGCGCTCGCCCGTGCTCCCCGCCGCCCTGCGGGGAGTGAGCGCCGCAGGAGCTCCCCGCCCGTGTCGTCCTCGCCCGTCACCGTCTGCCCGCTGTGTGGCCATGCCCATGCGGCGAGCGCCCCGTGCGTGTGGACGGGCGGCGTGCGCACGCAGCCGGACACCCCGATGCACAGCTTCACCACGGAGCTGCCGGGGGGCTCCGGGGGCTTCGTGGACGAGGTCGCGGGGAGCCGCCCCACGATGGTGGGCGCGCAGCTGGGCTCCTTCCGGCTGGTGCGGCTGCTGGGGCAGGGCGGGATGGGCTCGGTGTACCTCGGCGAGCACACGGCCATCGGGAGCCGGGTGGCGGTGAAGGTGCTGCACCGGCACCTGGCGAGCGACCCGCAGCTGGTGGCGCGCTTCTACGCCGAGGCGCGCGCGGTGAACCTCATCGGGCACGAGAACATCGTCAGCATCTACGACCTGTGCGCCGACCGCGAGCGCCCCTACCTCATCATGGAGTACCTGGAGGGGCAGTCGCTCGCGCAGCTGCTCGAGCGCGGGGCGCTGGACGTGGAGGTGCTGGTGCCGGTGCTCGCGCAGATCTGCGACGCGCTGCAGGCCGCGCACCTGCAGGGCATCGTGCACCGCGACCTGAAGCCGGAGAACATCTTCCTCACCCGCCGCGGGAGGGA
This genomic interval from Aggregicoccus sp. 17bor-14 contains the following:
- the gatA gene encoding Asp-tRNA(Asn)/Glu-tRNA(Gln) amidotransferase subunit GatA; the protein is MALTDLGVLELSQALARRETSSVEATRACLARIAQVDGQVGAFLCVDEARALAAAEASDARRAAGSPRGPLDGVPVAVKDNLLTQGLETTCGSRALEGFVPPYSATAVRLLEEAGLPLLGKLNQDEFAMGSSSETSAYGPCRNPWELTRSPGGSSGGSAAAVAAREAYASLGTDTGGSIRQPAALTNLVGLKPTYGRVSRHGVIAFASSLDQVGPLTRTVGDAAALLQILARHDPQDSTSAAVPTPDYAAGLEVGVEGLRLGVPREYFEAEGVDPEVRARVQEALATYARLGARLVDVSLPHTKYALATYHLIAPAEASANLARYDGVRYGRRAQGARGLQELYARTREEGFGPEVKRRIMLGTYALSAGYYDAYYLRAQKVRTLIAEDFRRAFAQVDALVSPTSPVPAFRLGEVKDPLSMYLLDVFTLPCNLAGLPGLSVPCGFTGAGLPVGLQLLGRPFDEATLLRAARALEREHDCARRLAPL
- the gatB gene encoding Asp-tRNA(Asn)/Glu-tRNA(Gln) amidotransferase subunit GatB; this encodes MPVTDFQPVIGLEVHAQLLTQTKIFCGCSTAFGAPPNHHTCPVCLGMPGALPVLNRRAVELGLRAALALGCRVNRTSTWSRKNYFYPDLPKGYQITQYDRPLCEWGQLAFDTPAGEHTVRIRRIHLEEDAGKSVHEAGESLVDLNRAGIPLIEIVSEPDLRDADEAVEYLKGLRDVLVYLGVNDGNLEEGSFRCDANVSVRRRGASAYGTRAELKNINSFRFVKQALEYEVARQVALLEGGGQVVQETRLWDAQRGETRAMRSKEEAHDYRYFPEPDLPPLQVTDAQLAEARAALLELPRPRLQRFVRQYALSPKDARALTAERAFADLYEACVAAHPDPRRVANWFLGELSRLLNEGGGGLAQLRFTPAQLGALLDLVAAGTLSGSAAKDVLAEMFRMGRAPEAIVQERGLAQVSDAGEVERVVEAVLAQSEGEVERYRAGQKQVYGFLVGQVMKAMRGKGNPAVVHALLRQRLGE